One part of the Pieris napi chromosome 4, ilPieNapi1.2, whole genome shotgun sequence genome encodes these proteins:
- the LOC125048618 gene encoding G-protein coupled receptor Mth2-like isoform X1, whose amino-acid sequence MYLKIILIIFVARAQSQIIIDDENIDFLCKNNKCLYKCCRRDEYVSSIDISEPPKCVKYDGEKKLDFSNVQLYDDEDHWRPVSRKFGDTFLLKQGLILNETFAIQCFVPEIAGMSSYISQSGILYLEFPNAYDRWTPIESEFCLDYANGTDVAIAFWVIYTVPIAQSNDYISIALITSSFFLALLLVVYAILPELRNIGGMVLMAYVFSLMVAFLALAAIQIGSYEADTCVNLTIVIYFFFLAAFAWMNVMSYDIWWTFRGYAKARPIHRRGEKFKFCMYCMYAWGVPLAMALAFMKVNEADLSDQPWIIKPLVPTLGCFLEDGQKLVYLYFPMLIMISGNWLFFGMTTFNVWRLRRGTQVLNSPAAGNPAAHRSQKRRFTLYLKLSAIMGINWLLEVVSSFYPDLKIWYISDAYNLLIGITIFLIFIWKESILNKLKNRYKNFRRARLPKRSMTASITLESTLSQETQQNVCPYPNVQRKFSGEERPFLA is encoded by the exons atgtatttaaaaataattttaattattttcgtgGCGAGAGCACAAtcacaaataattatagatgATGAGAACATAGATTTTCTTTGCAAGAATAATaagtgtttatataaatgttgtaGGAGAGACGAATATGTGAGTAGTATAGATATAAGTGAACCTCCTAAGTGTGTGAAATATGATGGTGAGAAGAAATTGGACTTTTCTAACGTACAATTGTACGATGATGAAGATCATTGGAGACCGGTTAGCAGGAAATTCGGAGACACGTTTCTACTGAAGCAAGGGTTGATACTAAATGAAACCTTCGCGATTCAATGTTTTGTACCGGAAATCGCTGGAATGAGCAGTTATATAAGTCAG AGTGGTATACTATATTTGGAGTTTCCAAACGCTTACGATAGATGGACGCCAATAGAATCAGAGTTTTGTTTGGACTATGCCAACGGAACAGATGTAGCAATTGCGTTCTGGGTTATCTACACAGTACCAATCGCTCAAAGCAAcgattatatttctatag cCCTTATCACATCGTCGTTCTTCCTGGCTCTACTGCTCGTTGTGTACGCGATCCTACCAGAGTTGAGAAATATAGGCGGGATGGTACTCATGGCATATGTGTTCAGTTTGATGGTCGCCTTCCTCGCCCTGGCTGCGATACAGATTGGTTCTTATGAGGCAGATACTTGCGTGAATCTAA caATCGTTATCTACTTCTTCTTTCTGGCTGCTTTTGCGTGGATGAACGTTATGTCTTACGATATCTGGTGGACATTCCG AGGATACGCGAAAGCTCGTCCAATTCATCGCAGAGGAGAAAAGTTCAAGTTTTGTATGTACTGTATGTATGCTTGGGGAGTTCCCTTAGCAATGGCTTTAGCATTTATGAAGGTAAATGAAGCAGATCTGAGTGACCAGCCGTGGATTATCAAACCTCTCGTACCGACACTTGGATGTTTCTTAgaag ATGGGCAAAAGTTAGTATACTTGTACTTTCCTATGCTGATAATGATTTCTGGAAACTGGTTGTTTTTCGGCATGACGACATTCAACGTGTGGCGTTTAAGGCGAGGCACTCAAGTGCTCAACTCTCCAGCTGCTGGTAACCCGGCAGCTCACCGATCACAGAAACGGAG ATTCACATTGTATTTGAAGTTATCAGCAATAATGGGCATTAACTGGTTACTTGAAGTCGTCAGTTCATTTTATCCTGATCTTAAGATTTGGTACATCTCAGACGCATACAACTTGCTTATAGGAATTACTATATTTCTCATTTTTATCTGGAAGGAGTCTATTTTGAACAAACTAAAGAACAG GTACAAAAATTTCAGACGTGCGAGGCTTCCAAAAAGATCAATGACCGCAAGTATTACTCTAGAATCGACTCTAAGTCAAGAAACCCAACAAAATGTGTGTCCATATCCAAACGTACAGAGGAAGTTCTCAGGTGAAGAGAGACCATTTCTTGCTTAG